The following proteins are encoded in a genomic region of Nicotiana sylvestris chromosome 4, ASM39365v2, whole genome shotgun sequence:
- the LOC138889531 gene encoding uncharacterized protein, with product MEECTNDLLKKLLIDNQQLRTDFRNLERQMGKLATNQNTRHAGTLPSDTEKNPQVNAVTLRNGRELEEVPKKKKDKPIPDGELIPKVTQEQKNAAEISEPVEAPRPPPPFPQRLQKKNDDRMFTKFLSMLTQVQLNIPLVDVLREIPKYAKYVKDIVAHKRRLTEFETVALTEECTSRVQNKLPQKLKDLDSFTIPVRIGNIDLADRSIAHPEGVIEDVLLQIGKFIFPVDFIILDYEVDELVPIILGRPLLATGDAIIKVREGKMILRVDDEEAVFNVYRAIQLPRHYEELSMISVVEADEQIHYPSVYLDDSLEKTLMLLDSLGADEEVEEMMHILDTSWAYLQGTHPFEPLNRPEGPLPKPSIEEAPKLELKPLPPHLQYAYLGESDTLLVIVSSDLSKLQEEKLLRVLREHKRALGWTMSDIKGISPAFCMHKILMEDRHKPSVEQQRRLIQL from the exons ATGGAAGAATGTACCAATGATCTGCTAAAGAAGttgttgattgacaatcagcAACTCAGGACCGACTTCAGAAATCTTGAAAGGCAAATGGGGAAGTTAGCAACAAATCAAAACACTAGACATGCAGGCACCCTTCCCAGTGATACAGAAAAGAACCCTCAAGTGAATGCAGTTACACTTAGAAATGGGAGGGAGCTAGAGGAAgtgccaaagaaaaagaaagacaagcCCATACCTGATGGAGAGTTGATCCCTAAAGTGACTCAAGAGCAAAAGAATGCTGCTGAAATTTCAGAGCCCGTGGAGGCCCCAAGACCACCACCCCCTTTTCCCcagagattgcagaaaaagaatgatgatcgcatgttcaCAAAATTCCTCTCTATGTTGACCCAGGTTCAATTGAATATCCCACTTGTTGATGTGCTTCGTGAAATTCCAAAGTATGCTAAATACGTAAAagatatagtggctcacaagagaAGATTAACTGAATTTGAGACAGTggcacttactgaggagtgcacttcaagggtccaaaataagctccctcaaaagcttaaggatctCGACAGCTTCACGATTCCTGTGCGCATTGGCAATATTGAT CTGGCTGACAGATCGATAGCACACCCTgaaggggtgattgaagatgtgttgcTGCAGATTGGGAAATTCATCTTCCCTGTTGATTTCATTATCCTCGATTATGAGGTTGATGAactggttccaatcatattggggcgACCTCTCTTAGCTACTGGTGATGCAATTATCAAAGTGAGAGAGGGAAAGATGATTTTGAGGGTAGATGACGAGGAAGCAGTTTTTAATGTCTACAGAGCAATCCAACTTCCCCGCCACTATGAGGAGCTCTCAATGATATCTGTTGTTGAGGCCGATGAGCAGATTCATTATCCGAGTGTATATCTAGACGATTCTCTAGAGAAAACACTTATGTTACTTGATAGCCTGGGGGCTGATgaggaggttgaggagatgatgcACATCCTTGATACATCTTGGGCGTACCTGCAAGGGACGCACCCCTTCGAGCCTTTGAATAGACCAGAGGGGCCTCTTCCAAAGCCGTCAATTGAGGAAGCCCCAAAATTGGAACTTAAACCCCTTCCACCTCACCTACAATATGCTTATTTGGGTGAATCTGATACTTTACTTGTTATTGTCTCGTCTGACTTGTCTAAATTGCAGGAAGAAAAGCTGTTGAGAGTGCTACGTGAGCACAAGCGAGCACTTGGGTGGACTATGTCTGACATTAAGGGCATTAGTCCAGCCTTCTGCATGCacaaaatcctcatggaggatagACACAAGCCCAGTGTAGAGCAACAACGCCGACTCATCCAACTATGA